The following coding sequences lie in one Tichowtungia aerotolerans genomic window:
- a CDS encoding sulfatase family protein: MQRRSFVKGMAAGTAALPFASKGSIWNGKSGQPNFLVICCDQLQSVALACNGNPDVKTPNIDRLAREGCSFRRAYCNNSVCMPARATMMTGLYPRQHGCITNGTKLPEDIPTLPQVLSRHGYRTHAVGKLHFQPLSSRDSAESLDSWMDGTITSLPDNYYGFQSSDFIGGHVNYCFGDYTNELRRDHPGVYEKYSREHAFWRSEGMHQTWKMTVPPELHYNTWIAEKTIRVMDENKDNPFFVWCSFPDPHFPFAASEPYADMYDPSKLSICPTAFEPVDEPRTLQKRRDFFGKQYQFDEKSLRATAAQYYGMITHIDDSIGKMLDAMNRNGLLENTIIVFLADHGEYLGSHHLIQKADWMYEELARVPMIWRVPGTLRAGKGSDSVVSQVDLVPTVLDYTGIDVSEFDTRKNFSAPPVLFPGRSLRPVLSGTDVLEEKPAFLEYDEDWHASGFYRVRTLIDSRYKLIVYTHTGGGQLFDLKTDPYERNDLWDSAEHRAIKVSMMEALLREASTYDRVDQKRVCGA; the protein is encoded by the coding sequence ATGCAAAGAAGATCATTTGTAAAAGGGATGGCCGCCGGAACTGCAGCGCTGCCGTTTGCGTCCAAAGGTTCCATATGGAATGGAAAAAGCGGACAGCCGAACTTTCTCGTAATCTGCTGCGACCAGCTGCAGTCGGTTGCGCTGGCCTGCAACGGAAACCCGGATGTCAAAACCCCGAATATTGACCGGCTGGCCCGTGAGGGCTGTTCGTTTCGCCGGGCCTATTGCAACAATTCAGTCTGCATGCCGGCTCGCGCCACGATGATGACCGGGCTGTATCCCCGGCAGCACGGATGCATTACCAACGGCACCAAACTGCCGGAAGACATTCCGACGCTGCCGCAGGTACTTTCTCGTCACGGCTATCGGACTCATGCGGTCGGTAAACTGCATTTCCAGCCGCTTTCCTCGCGGGATTCGGCAGAGTCCCTCGACAGCTGGATGGATGGAACCATCACGTCGCTGCCGGATAACTATTACGGTTTTCAGAGCAGTGACTTTATCGGCGGACATGTCAATTACTGCTTTGGGGACTACACCAATGAGCTGCGCAGGGACCATCCCGGAGTATATGAAAAATACAGCCGGGAACATGCGTTTTGGCGTTCGGAGGGAATGCATCAGACATGGAAAATGACGGTTCCGCCTGAACTGCATTACAACACGTGGATTGCAGAAAAAACCATCCGGGTTATGGACGAGAACAAAGACAACCCGTTTTTTGTCTGGTGTTCGTTCCCGGACCCTCATTTTCCGTTTGCCGCCTCGGAGCCTTATGCCGACATGTATGATCCTTCCAAACTGAGTATCTGTCCGACAGCGTTTGAACCGGTGGACGAGCCGAGGACGCTTCAGAAGCGTCGTGATTTTTTTGGGAAGCAGTATCAGTTCGACGAAAAATCGCTGCGCGCAACCGCGGCTCAGTATTATGGAATGATCACTCATATTGATGACAGCATTGGAAAAATGCTGGATGCTATGAATCGCAATGGCCTGCTGGAAAACACCATCATCGTTTTCCTTGCAGATCACGGCGAATATCTCGGTTCACATCATCTTATTCAGAAAGCGGACTGGATGTATGAAGAGCTCGCGCGTGTTCCCATGATCTGGCGGGTGCCGGGAACGCTGCGCGCCGGAAAAGGGTCGGACAGTGTGGTCAGTCAGGTGGATCTGGTGCCGACCGTGCTTGACTATACCGGCATTGATGTTTCGGAATTCGACACACGCAAAAACTTTTCAGCACCGCCGGTGCTGTTTCCTGGCCGCTCATTGAGGCCGGTGCTTTCCGGGACCGATGTGCTGGAGGAAAAACCGGCTTTTCTGGAATACGATGAAGACTGGCACGCCAGCGGATTTTATCGGGTCCGCACTCTCATCGACTCGCGTTACAAGCTGATTGTTTACACGCATACTGGCGGTGGACAGCTCTTTGACCTGAAAACCGATCCGTATGAGCGAAACGATCTTTGGGACAGTGCTGAACACCGTGCGATCAAAGTGTCCATGATGGAAGCGCTTCTGCGTGAAGCGTCAACTTATGATCGTGTGGATCAGAAACGTGTATGCGGAGCATAG